Proteins found in one Brassica napus cultivar Da-Ae unplaced genomic scaffold, Da-Ae ScsIHWf_670;HRSCAF=978, whole genome shotgun sequence genomic segment:
- the LOC125604946 gene encoding uncharacterized protein LOC125604946 → MRHHLIEGLKDQYMTIENPLDLWNALRHRYDHQKMVLLPKARHDWMHLRFMDFKSVDEYNSALFKIVSILRLCGEEVSDVMMLEKTYTTFNQSNSVLQQQYRTKGFATYTDLISCLLLAEANNELLMKNSGARPAGTAPLPEAHDIEKKDPKEIYYAQDNRKPYGHSRGGYRGRRRDNHNGRDSYSTGRRGNHNNRGRGSNYGRGRGSYGRGRGGISKPSYTSKSLCHRCGMDNHWAKNCRTPKH, encoded by the coding sequence atgcgccatcatctcattgaaggtcttaaagatcagtacatgacgATTGAGAATCCATTGGACCTTTGGAATGCTTTAAGGcacagatatgatcaccaaaagatggtgttgcttccaaaggcaagGCACGATTGGATGCATCTCAGATTCATGGActtcaagtccgtggatgagtacAACTCGGCCTTGTTCAAAATCGTCTCAATACTAAGACTGTGTGGTGAAGAAGTATCTGATGTTatgatgcttgaaaagacctaTACGACTTTCAATCAGTCGAATTCTGTACTGCAGCAGCAGTATAGAACAAAAGGTTTTgccacatacactgatctgatctcctGTCTACTCTTGGCCGAGGCAAATAATGAGCTTCTCATGAAGAACAGTGGAGCTAGACCGGCCGGGACAGCACCATTACCCGAAGCCCATGACattgaaaagaaagatcccaagGAAATCTACTATGCCCAAGACAACAGGAAACCATACGGTCATAGCCGTGGTGGGTACAGGGGGCGTAGACGTGACAACCATAATGGTCGAGATAGCTACTCAACCGGCCGTAggggaaaccacaataaccgtggtcgtggttccaattacggtCGGGGCCGAGGGAGTTATGGCCGTGGACGAGGTGGtatatccaaaccatcttacacgtccaaGTCCTTATGTCACAGATGCGGGATGGACAatcattgggccaagaactgcAGAACTCCAAAGCACTT